A stretch of the Arachis stenosperma cultivar V10309 chromosome 6, arast.V10309.gnm1.PFL2, whole genome shotgun sequence genome encodes the following:
- the LOC130933295 gene encoding protein COFACTOR ASSEMBLY OF COMPLEX C SUBUNIT B CCB1, chloroplastic, with product MAATKMLLSPHPHHPLCSSPPFLAKSHWLQQQRPQVPRKLHVSLQDPIIDYIITNQQQELNPNSNSLVLLAESVGYSTASYYTSLGLFVISVPGLWSLIKRSVKSKIVKKTFIGEGEKKAPNQVAGEILSFFTRNNFAVTNRGETITFEGTMVPSRGQAALLTFCTCISLASVALVLTITVPDFGNNWFFITALSPLAGAYYWTRASRKEEIKVKMMVDDDGTLSEIVVQGDDQQVEQMRKELNLSEKGMVYVKGVFER from the exons ATGGCAGCAACAAAGATGCTGTTATCCCCTCACCCACACCACCCTCTCTGTTCTTCTCCCCCATTTCTTGCGAAATCACACTGGCTACAACAACAACGCCCTCAAGTACCAAGGAAGCTCCACGTGTCCCTTCAAGACCCCATTATCGATTACATCATCACAAACCAGCAACAAGAACTGAACCCTAATTCTAATTCCCTGGTGTTGCTTGCGGAGAGTGTTGGTTATTCTACAGCCAGTTATTATACTTCTTTGGGTCTCTTTGTTATATCTGTTCCTGGACTTTGGTCCCTCATCAAACGTTCTGTCAAATCCAAA ATTGTGAAGAAGACTTTCATAGGTGAAGGGGAAAAGAAGGCGCCAAATCAGGTTGCTGGGGAGATACTATCATTCTTCACTCGTAACAACTTTGCGGTGACCAATAGAGGAGAAACAATCAC GTTTGAAGGAACGATGGTTCCTAGCAGGGGCCAAGCGGCACTATTAACCTTCTGCACTTGCATAAGTCTTGCAAGTGTGGCACTTGTGCTCACCATAACTGTCCCGGATTTCGGCAATAACTGGTTTTTTATCACAGCCTTAAGTCCATTGGC TGGTGCGTATTACTGGACTCGGGCATCTAGAAAGGAGGAAATTAAGGTGAAAATGATGGTTGATGATGATGGAACCTTATCAGAGATCGTTGTTCAAGGTGATGACCAACAAGTTGAACAAATGAGAAAGGAACTCAATCTCAGTGAAAAAGGAATGGTCTATGTTAAAGGTGTTTTTGAAAGATGA